Part of the Caldilineales bacterium genome is shown below.
CGCCTGAGATCATCTTCTACCTCATTGGCGGCGTAGCGGTGGACCGCTGGTCGCGCGTCGGCTTGATGCTGGCGTCCGACGCCGCCCGCGGCGCGGTCGTGTTGGGTATCAGCGCCCTGGCGTATACCGATCGCCTGGAAGTGTGGCAGATCTTTGCCGCCAGCCTGTTCTTCGGCTTCGTGGATGCGTTCTTTCAACCCGCCTTCGCCGCGCTGACGCCGCAGCTCGTGCCCGCCGACGACCTGCCCAGCGCCAATTCGCTCACCAGCATCAGCACGAATCTGGGACGCGTGCTCGGCCCCGCGCTGGGTGCCGGCATCGTCGCCCTCGTCGGCATTCCCCTCGCCTTTGGGCTGAACGGGGCTTCGTTCCTCGTTTCGGCCCTGTTCATCCTGCCGCTGCGGCGGCTGGCGCTGCCGCGCCTGGCGGCAGAGCAACAGGCGTCGGTCTGGCACGATCTGCGCGAGGGCATTCGCACCGTGCTGGTTTCGCCCTGGCTGCGCACGAGCATCGTCGTCTTTGCGCTGACGAACATCACTCTGGGCGGGCCATACAGCGTGGCTATGCCGTTTCTGGTCAACGACAGCCTGGCCGCGGGCGTGAATGTGCTCGGCCTGATTTACGCCGCCTTTCCGCTGGGCTATCTCCTGGCGGGGATCTGGTTGGGGAGCCGGCCAAAATTACGGCGGCGCGGCCTCAAGATGTACCTGGCGAGTGCCCTCGCCGGCCTCTGCCTGGCTGCGTTCGGCCTGCTGCCGCCGCTATGGGTGATCTTGCTGGCGGCGGTGGTTAATGGCGCCGCGCTGGAGATGGGGCACTTGATCTGGACCAACTCGCTGCAAGAGCGCGTGCCGAACGAGAAATTGGGGCGCGTCGTCAGCATCGACAACATGGGTTCGTTCGCGCTGATGCCGATCGGCTATGCGCTGGCCGGCTGGGCGACGCAGGCTTTCGGCGCGCCGGTCGTCTTCATCGTCGGCGGCGCGGCCACGGCCATCCTGGCCGCCGCGCCGCTGCTCCTGCGCCCGATTCGCGAGTTCGACTAGCAGAACGCGGAAAGGCGGCGGAGGCGTCGCAGGGGTGTCATCGGGAGGGGGAGGGAGATCACTGCGAGACAAGCTACCTTTCACCGGCTTCACCTGCACTGGACAAGCCCCCTCTCCCGGTTAGAATTACTTCATGCTGCAAATCTACCTTTTCGGAGCCTTGCGATTGCTGAGCGAGGGCGCGCCGCATCCCTTTCGCGGCCTGCCCAAGACCTTGCCCCTCTTCGCCTACCTGCTGCTGCACCGCCGGCAGCCGCTCAAACGCCAGCGCCTGGCCTTCACCTTCTAGCCGGACGAGAGCGAAGACGCCGCCCGCAGCAACCTCCGCCGCCACCTGCACGACCTGCGCCGCGCCCTGCCGGCGCCGCCGCCAACCACCCCCTGGCTGCTGACCGAAGCCGACGCCGTGCAGTGGAACCCGTCCGCGCCCTTCTGGCTGGATGTGGCCGAATTCGAGCGCCTGAGCGCCGCGCCCGCAACCCTGGCCGCCGCCGTCCCGCTCTACACCGGCGACCTGCTGCCCGAACTCTACGACGACTGGATCTTCTTCGAGCGCGAGCGGCTGCAAGAGCGTTTCTTCACCATCCTGGCGCAACTGGCCGCCCGCAGCGAGGCCCAGGGCGATTACCAGGCCGCCATCGGCTACGCCGGCCACATCCTGCGCCGCGACCCCCTGCGCGAGGAAACCTCCCGCTGGCTCATGGCCCTGCACTACCGCGCCGGCGACCGCAACGCCGCCCTACAAGAGTACCGGCGCCTGGAACGCTGTCTGCAAACCGAACTCGACCTGCCGCCGCTGCCCGAAACGAAAGCCCTCTACGAGGCCATCGCCAGCGGCGAGACGCTAACCGGGCCGTGGGCGGACGAGAGCGAACGGGCATGGTCGCCCCCGCACAACCTCCCGGCCCAGGTGGCGGCCTTCGTCGGGCGCGAGGAAGAGTTGACCGCGTTGGAGACCCTCCTCGACCCCGCGCACGGGCGTCCCCCCTGTCGCCTCCTCACCCTCACCGGGGCCGGCGGCAGCGGCAAGACTACCACGAGATGGACAAGCGCCGGGGGATTTGCCTGTGTCTGGCCGGGCTGGCAGGCGTGGCCGCCGAAACCGGCCGGCCGGAGTTGGCCGCGCGGCTGTTGGCTGCCGTCAGCGTGCATCTGACGCCGATGGGCGCACACCTGATGGGGCCTGCTGACCAGGCCGAATATGACTGGCGCCTGGCCAGCGTGCGCGCCGCCCTCGACCCGGCTGACTTCGAACGCGCCTGGGCGGCCGGGCGCGGGTGGACGTTCGAGCAGGCGCTGGCGGCGGGGCTGGAAGTCTAGGCCGAGGCGAGCGACGGAGCGAGCGCAGGCCGGGCGACAAGCTGCGATCGACGGGCAATCCTGGGCGGGCGGGCGGGGATGCCATGAAGCATCCCCGCGGCGCTAATATCTTCATCGACATCGGGCCAATGCACCCCCAGCCCATTGCCGATGAACTCGAAGTGGTTGCGCTGCTCTGGCGATGCTTCCGAAAGACGCCATGACCAGGCCAGGGGTACACTAATGGTGCGTCCATCGGCCAGTTGAGCCGTGATAACGTCTTCTGTAACTTTTATGTCAACGATGCGCGGGGAGTTACTTATGGTTGGCATGACGTACTCACTTAATGGGATCATTATAGGCTATCTGGCCGCAAGGACAACTTGGCCCGTGAATGAGAATTCGCAGGGTGACTTGCGTTCCGGACGCCTTTCGGACGCTTTTCGGACGCGGCCCTGCTAGGGTGTCGTGCATCACCGGCGGCAAGCGAGTTTGGGTCGCCGGAGCCAGCCACGGAAAAACGCCATGGATGCCAAACAGCGCCGCGATCATCTCTTCATCGTCAGGATCTGGCAGGAGCCGGGGGCAAGCGACGCCCCCGCCGAGGCGATGTGGCGCGGGTCATGCTATAGCCACCGCCGTTTCCATCCAGATGGGGCTATCGCTCCACAGAGGGCGAAGGGCAGCGGGAAGTGGGCGGCCGAGATCATGGTAAGCCTCGATGATCGCCGCCAAAGCATCGTAGGTGTACAGGCCATTTTTGTTCAGCCTGACGTTTTTTGTGTAAGATAGTCTGTTGTTACTGATGTCACAGAGCCGTGCCTTCGTCCACCAAGGCTGGCTCTTTTCTTTGCTTCGACGAACTCATCTCAAATTCCCAAACAAGGAGACTTACCCCATGAGCAAGAAATGGGTCTATCTATTCAATGACGTTGACCAGGCCGAGACCTATGCCGGCGGCGACTGGGAGAAAGTGCGCGCCCTCTTGGGCGGCAAAGGCGCCGGCCTGGCTGACATGAACCGCGGCAAGCTGCCCGTCCCGCCCGGCTTCACCGTCACCACCGAAGCCTGCAATGCCTATCTCGCGGCCGGCGAACAGTTCCCGGCCGGGATGTGGGACCAGGAACTGGCGGCGATGAAGGAAACCGAACGGCAAACGGGCAAGGGCTTCGGCGACCCCGCCAACCCCCTCCTCGTCTCCTGCCGCTCCGGCGCCAAGTTCTCGATGCCGGGCATGATGGACACTGTCCTCAACATCGGTCTGAACGACGACACCGCCCAGGGCATGGTGGCCCTCACTGGCAACGAACGCTTCGTCTACGACTCCTACCGCCGCCTGGTGCAGATGTTCGGCTCGGTGGTGATGGGCGTGTCGAAGGAGGATTTCGAGAAGGTGCTGGAGGCCTATCGCCACAAGCGCGGGGTCAGCAACGACGCCGAACTCCCCATAGACGACCTCAAGACGATCACAGCCGAGTTCAAGACCATCGTCCGGGCCGCCACCGGCCGGGATTTCCCCAGCGACCCCTACGATCAACTCAAGCTGGCCACCGAGGCCGTGTTCAAATCGTGGAACGGCAAACGCGCCTTTGACTATCGCAACGCCGCCAAGATTGCCCATGACCTGGGCACAGCCGTCAACATCGTCACCATGGTCTTCGGCAACATGGGCCAGGACTCCGGCACCGGTGTGCTCACCACCCGCAATGTCTCCGACGGTTCGCATGAGATCGAGGGCGACTTCCTGATCAACGCCCAGGGCGAGGATGTGGTTTCGGGCACGCGCCAAACGTTGCGCATCGCCGAAATGAAGAACTTGATGCCCGAACTCTACGCCGAGCTGGGCGCCATCTGCCGCCAACTTGAGAACTACTACCGCGAGACGCAGGACATCGAGTTCACAATCGAGCGCGGCAAGCTGTGGATGCTGCAAACCCGCAACGCCAAACGCACGGCCCAGGCCGCCATCCGCATCGCTGTGGACATGGTGGAGGAAGGTCTGATCAACAAGGAAGAAGCGGTGTGGCGCGTCCAACCGGAGCATGTCGATTTCTATCTGCACCCGCAGTTCGACGCCGGCAGCAAGAAGAAGGGCAACAAGATCGCGGTCGGTCTCAATGTCTCGCCGGGCGCAGCCGTCGGCCAGATCACCTTCGACGCCGACACGGCCGAACGCTGGGCCAAAGAAGACAAGAAGGCCGTGATCATGGTGCGCCAGGAGACGACGCCCAACGATGTGCACGGCATGTTGGCCGCCAAAGGCATCCTCACCAGCCGCGGCGGTCGCACCAGCCATGCCGCCCTCGTCGCCCGCCAGTTCGGCATCCCGGCCGTGGTGGGCGCGGCGGCGCTGGATGTCGATCTGGAGAAGCGCCAGTTCACCGTCGATGGCGCCGTTTATCAGGAAGGCGACTGGTTCTCGCTCGATGGCAGCACTGGCGAGATCTTCGCCGGCCAGATCAAGACCGTTGAACCTGAAATCAACGATCCTTTTCTGCTCAAGCTCCTGGGTTGGGCCGACGAGATCCGCCGCCTGGGTGTGTGGGCCAACGCCGATTATCCCGTCGACGCCCGCCGCGCCCGCAGCTTCGGGGCCGAGGGCATCGGGCTGTGCCGCACCGAGCACATGTTCTTCGAAACCGAGCGCCTGCCCATCGTCCAGCGCATGATCCTGGCCAAATCCCCGGCCGAGCGCGACGAAGCCCTGGCCAAACTCCTGCCCTTCCAGCGGGCCGATTTCGACGGCCTCTTCCGGGCCATGGACGGGCTGCCCGTCACCATCCGCCTGATCGACCCGCCCATGCACGAGTTCCTGCCCTCGCAAGAGCAGTTGCTGGTGGATGTGACCGAGTTGCGCCTGACCAAACCCGGCTCGGCGGAACTGGCCGAGAAAGAGAAATTGCTGGCGACGGTGCAGGGAATGCACGAGGCTAACCCGATGCTGGGGTTGCGCGGCGTCCGCCTGGGCATCCACATCCCCGAACTGACCCGGATGCAGGTGCGCGCCATCTTCGAGGCGGCCTGCGACTGCGCCGGCGACGGCATCGATGTCCACCCCAAGGTCATGATCCCGCTCACCTCGCACATCAACGAGCTAAAGGTGCAGCAAACGGCACTGGAAGAAGAAGGCCGCCAGGTGATGGCCGAGAAGGGCATGACTATCGACTATCAGTTCGGGACGATGATCGAGATCCCGCGCGCCGCCCTCACCGCCGGCGCCATCGCCGGCATGGCCCAGTTCTTCTCCTTCGGCACCAACGACCTCACCCAGATGACCTACGGCATCTCGCGCGATGACGCCGAGAAGGGCTTCTTGATCGAGTACATCGAAAAGAAGATCCTGCCGGAGAATCCCTTCGCCTCGATCGACGAGGACGGCGTGGGCCAATTGATGGCACTGGCCGTCAAGACCGGCCGCGCCACCCGACCCGACCTGGAGGTTGGCATCTGCGGCGAGCACGGCGGCGACCCCAAGTCGGTCGATTTCTGCCACCGCACGGATCTGAACTACGTCAGCTGTTCGCCCTTCCGCGTGCCCATCGCCCGCCTGGCCGCGGCTCAGGCCGTGTTGCGGCAGAAGTTGGCGTTGGCGGTTGAGAAGTGAGGCGTGAGGCGTGTTGCGTGAAGCGTGAAGCGTGAAACGTGAAGCGTGAAACGTGATGTGCTAGACGTGAAGCGTGAAACGTGATGTGCTAGACGTGAAGCGTGAAACGTGATGTGCTAGACGTGAAGCGTGAAACGTGATGTGCTAGACGTGAAGCGTGAAACGTGGGCCAGGGGCGACTCTGGGCGCGTTTTGCGCTTCACGTTTTTTGTTCAAAACGTGTCTTGGCGCCCAGAAGGGGCAAACACGAAGGCTCAAAGACCGCAAAGATGATAACTTCTGTCCTCGGCACGTTCGGAACGATCCTCGGCCTGGCTCGGGCGATGCCGCAACTCGTCAGACTATGGCGCGCCCAGGAAGCCTTTGGTGTGTCCGTGGATACCGCCGCCACGAGCGCCATCTGCAGTTTCAGTTGGGTCGCTTATGGGGTTTTGACTGACCAATTTTACTTCAGTCTTGCCAGCGGCTTGACCGGCCTCATCTTCGCCCTGATCACGGTGTTTGCCCTGCGCTTTGGTCGCAAGGTGAAGGAGCTCAAAGTGGCTCCCATCTGGTTCACGGTTCTACTCCTGGCCGGACTCGTGGCCGGGAAGAACGGATTGGGCCTGGTTCTGGCCATCAGCGTCCTGGTCGCGAATCTTCCTCAGGTGTGGCTCGCCTATAAAGAAAGTAACCTGGCCGATCTATCCCTGGGAACCTGGTCGATCTCGACGGTCGAGGGGCTGACCTGGCTAAGCTACGCGCTTCTCCGGCAGGATGCTGCCATCATCGTCTCTGCCTTTTTTCAGGCGCTGACGAGCGGGTTGATTGTGGCCCTCAAACTGGCGCGCCAGGCAAGAATGCAAGGGCAAGAAGGTTAGGGGGTCTGGCCGCACGATGGGTTTGCGATCAGAACCCAGGATCCCAGATCAAAGTCAGGTCGAGCACGAAGCCGGAGAGAACGGGGTCGCCGGAGATGGCGGCGGGGCCGGCCAGCACGGCCGGGGCCTGGCCAGGCTGATAGACATGCACCTCGCCTGAGATAGGGTCGATCAACCAGCCCAGGCGAACGCCATTGGCGACATACTCGTCCATCTTCGCCTGCAGATCGGTCAAGCGGTCGGAGGGCGAGCGCAACTCGACCACGAAATCAGGAGCAAGCGGCAGAAATTTCTGTTTCTGGTGAGCGGTCAACTCGGCCAGCCGGCTACGCAAGACCCAGGAGGCGTCGGGGGCGCGCATGGCGCCGTTGGGCAGGATGAAGCCAGTCGTGCTGCTGAAACTGACGCCGCTGCGATTACGCCCCGCCCACTCGCGCAAAGCACAGCCGATGGCGGCGCTTCGGCTGCCCGATACTCCATCTGCCGGTGGCATGGCAACAATCTCTCCATTAGGCGTCCGTTCCAGACGAAGGTCGCGATTGGCCCGACAAAACTCGTAGAGATCATCGTCTGTGATCACTACCGGACCAACTTGGAAGACATGAGGCGATACTTCTAGCATAACAAATGAGTACAGTTCAGTTACGTCAGCATTTTGCGTAGTTCCCGTGAATTTGCATCTCACCAACACAATCGTCGGGTGACTTGGTCTTAGACCTTACCTCAGTTTCCAGCACGCTTGCAAGAGTGTGTAATTGTTGGCGGGGAGCTGGTGAATCTACTCCACTGAGGCTAAGAGTTGCCTCAATTCCTTCTCTCGTTCTTCTGGGTCAAGTATTACTTGAATTGCGCTGACAAAATGCTTCCTCAAACTCCAGAGTCGACTGAACGACGACTGGTTTGGAAGTGTGTCAGTGCGTTCCAAAACCTCATAGGCAGCTACGATATAGCTAAGCGCTGGTTGTCTAAAACCTCGATAGGCGGAGGGTTTGTCTTGTCCTACTGCATCTCGCTCCTCATTGGGCAGGAAGAACCTTCCCCGATCTATGAGAGATGAAAGTGTCTGTCTTGCAGTCCGAATCCTTGTGGCAGATTTGTCGATTTCATTAGCTGTCGGACTGGAATCACAAAGATAAATCGCTTCTGTCATTGCATCGACGACAGCATCTGCCCATCTCTGTAGTTCAGAATAATACTGCCCCTTGAGCGCCACAAGTTGGACTTGATGCTGTAGCTTAATATCGCGACGTGCTCTGAGTGAAAATGCAACACTAATTACTGCACTTACAATAGCAACGAGTACAGAAAGCAGTTGAATTGTTGTATCAGTAATATAAAACATTGCCAGTTCTCCAATTCGTGATTTATATAGATAATATCGCGCCTTTTGAGATTATTTCTTGATCTGATGTGATTTCATCAGTGTTTCATATCGATCTCTCTCGCAGCAGCACATTGCCACTTACCTCATATTACAGGTCACTTCCAGTTTCCGTCAACTCCCCTCGCAGATTAGCCGTCAGCAACCGGCGTCGCTCTGCCTGATCCAGGTCTTGCCCCAACAGGAACATCAGCTTGACCAGGGCAGTATGCGGGCGCATGTCGTAGCCCGAGGCGACGCCGGCATCGAGCAGGCGGCGGCCGGCGGCGTAGGTTTCCAGGCGCACACTGCCCTGCATCTGTTGGGTGATAGCAACGACCAAGAGGTCGCGACCGGCGATAGCTTCTGCCAACACTTCCGCCAGTCCCGGCGTAGCAGGGACATTTCCGCTGCCAAAAGTCTCCAATACGAGGCCGTGGATGGGAGCATCGATCAGATGGCCGAGCAGGTCAGGGCTGAGGCCGGGGAAGAGTTTGACCAGGGCGACTCCCGTCTCCAGCCGTCGATGAGCGCGGAGGCTGGCCGGGCGGGGCGGCAGCGGCGGCACGGGCGGGAAGGTGATGGCCGTCCCCACCTGGGCCAGCGGCGGGCAGTCGGGCGAAGTGAAGGCGTCGAAGGCGGAGATGGAGGTCTTGACGGCCCGGTTCCCGCGCAGCAAGTGATGGCCGAAAAAGATGCCCACCTCGGCCGTCTGCGGATGCCCGGACGCGGCCAACTCGACGGCGGTGATGAGGTTGTTGCGGGCGTCAGTGCGCACATCGCCCACCGGCGCCTGCGCCCCGGTGAGGATGACCGGTTTCCGCAGCCCCTCCAACAAGAAGGAGAGGGCGGCGGCGGTGTAGACCATGGTATCGGTGCCGTGGAGGATGACGAAGCCATCATAGCCGTCGTCGTTGCGGTCGATGTGCTGCGCCAGGGCGAGCCAATCGGCCGGGCCGAGGTCGACCGAATCGCGCGGGGGTTCGAGCGTGAAGTGGTCGCAGGCGGCGACGCGGCGCAGTTCCGGCACATGCTCCAGCACGCCGCCGATGCCGGCCGGTTCGAGGGCGCCATCCGGGCGGCGCACCATGCCCAGGGTGCCGCCGGTGTAGATGAGGTGGATCAAGGAGGGAGGAGGGAGGAGGGAGGAGGGAGGAGGGAGGAGGGAGCACGCCCACGTGCGATTTGGACTCAAGTTCCAGCGGCGGATACGCACGGGGGTCGCGGCCGATGAGTGAGGAGGGAGCACGCCCACGTGCGATTTGGACTCAAGTTCCAGCGGCGGGTGGGGGGGAATCGAAAAGAGATTATGGCACGGAGGAAGGAAGTGGGCAAGGACGAGGAGAGAAGGCGCGCCGCGCCCGGCCTGGGACAACTGGCCGGGCGCGGAATGTAGAAACCGATACTCTATTTTCTCTCAGAGCCAGCGATGAACGGACATCCTTACTTCGTCGGCAAGCCCTCCCACAGCCTGGGCCACGGTTCGGATTCGGCTTGAGGCTGCACCGGCAGTCGGTCTTGCTTGACGAGGTTGGCGCCTGGTTCAGAAGGGACAACGGCATTGGCATCTTCGCCAACAGGCTGTTCCTCGGCGCTTCCGTCGGCAGTTGCGAACGTCAAGTCATCGACCCAGAAACTGCTGTAGAGTGAGCTATCCGTTTCCGACCGGAATGCGATAGTCACATTCTGCCCTGAATAGGCGCTCAGATTGACCGTCGTGCGTACCCAGCCGCCGGTATTGGTCTCGGCACATAGGTCGAAAGCGCGCGCGACCGTGCTGCCATTGATCACCACTCCGGCGAAATCATAGCCGCAGTAATCCTCCGAGCCGATCATATACCAGAACTGGAGATAGGCGCTGCTGGGCTGAATCGACACCCCGCGCTGCCAGAAGGCTGACACCTCGCTGTGTTCGCCCCCTAGCCAAGCCGCCCAACTGCCGCCATGCGGCTGGCGGGTGGGCGGCAACTGATCCGCAGAAACAACGATCTGCCAGCCGTGAGTGGAGTACTCGTCCCACCCAGCGTAACGCCCCTGCTCGAAGTCACCATTGCGAAGCGAATTGGCCGTTGCGATACGCGTGATCCAACGAGCGCGGTCGGCGCGATTGCCGGCAGTGTCGTAAATTTCGGCGCCGATCATGAATGATTGACCTGACGGAACGCCAGCCATATCCCAAAACATCTCGTAAGGCGCCGTCACATCAGAAGCAATGACCCGCCACTGGCCCGTGCCATTGGTCGTGAACACCACACGGGCGACGCCCGAACCGCCAGCGTTGTCCTGCGCCTGAACGCGCAACCACACCGGCGCCGCCACCTGTGAATTGGCGGCCGGTTCAGTAAAATCGCCGCTCGGCGGCGTCGTATCGACGGCACCCTGCTTCGTGATCCACCGAATACGGTCAGTGCGATTGCCGGCGCGGTCGTGAATCTCGGCGCCAATCATGAAAGGTTGATTCACCGGCACACCTGCCATATCCCACTGAACTTCGTAGGGTGGAGAGCTGTCCTCGCCGATCAGCCGCCATTGGCCCGTACCATTGCTGGTGAAACGAATCTTGGCGATGCCTGAACCCCCGGCAGTGTCCTGGGCCTGCACACGCAACCACACCGGCGGGTTGACCTGAGCGTTGGCGGCCGGCTCCGTAAAATCGCCGGTGGGTGGGGTTGTGTCGGTGGCTGTCTGCCTGGTGATCCAACGGGCGCGATCGGCGCGATTGCCGGCGTTATCGTAGAGTTCGGCCCCGATCATGAACGCTTGACCGGTGGGGATGCCGGACATATCCCAATACAGCTCGTAAGGGGCCTGATTGTCCTCGGCGATAACCCGCCACTGACCCGTGCCGTTGGTGGTGAACTTGACCCTGGCCATGCCTGAGCCACCGGCATTATCCTGCGCCTGGACGCGCAACCACACTGGAGCGTTGACTTGAGCGTTGGGCACTGGTTCTGTAAAATCGCCAGTGGGGGGTGTGGTGTCGGCAGGCGCGTCTCGCTGCCAACGGAATGCTGCAACAGCCGCCCCTACATTTTCGTAATACTCGACTTTGACATCGTGCTCGCCAGACGATAGCGAGCGTGTGGCGCGATATTCTGTTGCTCCCTGATCGATCCATCTATCAATCACTAGATTGTTGTCGATCCAGACTCGCACGCCATCGTCAGTATACGAAATGAAGGTGTAGTTCCCCGACTCAAAAACGAAGCGCCCCGCCCATCGCACCGAGAAATGATCGGCATTCACCCCATTTACCGGGCCGTTGTACCCCCAGTCATAGCCAAACGGCGCTGTTTCGCACCGTTGGACGGTGGGTGAACCACTCAGTGCTTGATTGTTGAAGTATTGAGTGGTGAACTGCGCGGATAGGCAGGTGGACGGGCTTTGACCTAGGGCTATGCGCCCACCCCAAATGTCGAAATCTTGGCCAGTCTGGCTGGGAGCATGTTTGCTATAGGCGACCAAATAATCGGCTGTTCCTGTGTTGCCGGAGGGATTCGTTGCCATTGCCACCCCAATTTGATCATCGTTATCACTGTCAACCGAGTTGCCGACGCCTGGCTCGCTTCTTACAGCGCCATCCAATTTGAGCAGTTGCCCATCCTTCGTAATTCGCTGGACGCGTACCAATGACAAGTATCCCCATATCGACTCCAGATGACTACTGAGGGTCACCATGAATTCCTGAGGGGAAGCAAGATAATCTGTGGCCAGAAACCCACTGGGAGCTTCACCATTGTGTGATTCGGCGTAAGTCATCCTGACCACCGGAAACACAGCACCAGCCGGATCGTTAGCCGACACCGGCCTGGCCAGAACTGACCA
Proteins encoded:
- the ppdK gene encoding pyruvate, phosphate dikinase, producing the protein MSKKWVYLFNDVDQAETYAGGDWEKVRALLGGKGAGLADMNRGKLPVPPGFTVTTEACNAYLAAGEQFPAGMWDQELAAMKETERQTGKGFGDPANPLLVSCRSGAKFSMPGMMDTVLNIGLNDDTAQGMVALTGNERFVYDSYRRLVQMFGSVVMGVSKEDFEKVLEAYRHKRGVSNDAELPIDDLKTITAEFKTIVRAATGRDFPSDPYDQLKLATEAVFKSWNGKRAFDYRNAAKIAHDLGTAVNIVTMVFGNMGQDSGTGVLTTRNVSDGSHEIEGDFLINAQGEDVVSGTRQTLRIAEMKNLMPELYAELGAICRQLENYYRETQDIEFTIERGKLWMLQTRNAKRTAQAAIRIAVDMVEEGLINKEEAVWRVQPEHVDFYLHPQFDAGSKKKGNKIAVGLNVSPGAAVGQITFDADTAERWAKEDKKAVIMVRQETTPNDVHGMLAAKGILTSRGGRTSHAALVARQFGIPAVVGAAALDVDLEKRQFTVDGAVYQEGDWFSLDGSTGEIFAGQIKTVEPEINDPFLLKLLGWADEIRRLGVWANADYPVDARRARSFGAEGIGLCRTEHMFFETERLPIVQRMILAKSPAERDEALAKLLPFQRADFDGLFRAMDGLPVTIRLIDPPMHEFLPSQEQLLVDVTELRLTKPGSAELAEKEKLLATVQGMHEANPMLGLRGVRLGIHIPELTRMQVRAIFEAACDCAGDGIDVHPKVMIPLTSHINELKVQQTALEEEGRQVMAEKGMTIDYQFGTMIEIPRAALTAGAIAGMAQFFSFGTNDLTQMTYGISRDDAEKGFLIEYIEKKILPENPFASIDEDGVGQLMALAVKTGRATRPDLEVGICGEHGGDPKSVDFCHRTDLNYVSCSPFRVPIARLAAAQAVLRQKLALAVEK
- a CDS encoding DUF2442 domain-containing protein, with protein sequence MPTISNSPRIVDIKVTEDVITAQLADGRTISVPLAWSWRLSEASPEQRNHFEFIGNGLGVHWPDVDEDISAAGMLHGIPARPPRIARRSQLVARPALAPSLASA
- a CDS encoding Uma2 family endonuclease, which gives rise to MITDDDLYEFCRANRDLRLERTPNGEIVAMPPADGVSGSRSAAIGCALREWAGRNRSGVSFSSTTGFILPNGAMRAPDASWVLRSRLAELTAHQKQKFLPLAPDFVVELRSPSDRLTDLQAKMDEYVANGVRLGWLIDPISGEVHVYQPGQAPAVLAGPAAISGDPVLSGFVLDLTLIWDPGF
- a CDS encoding asparaginase; this translates as MIHLIYTGGTLGMVRRPDGALEPAGIGGVLEHVPELRRVAACDHFTLEPPRDSVDLGPADWLALAQHIDRNDDGYDGFVILHGTDTMVYTAAALSFLLEGLRKPVILTGAQAPVGDVRTDARNNLITAVELAASGHPQTAEVGIFFGHHLLRGNRAVKTSISAFDAFTSPDCPPLAQVGTAITFPPVPPLPPRPASLRAHRRLETGVALVKLFPGLSPDLLGHLIDAPIHGLVLETFGSGNVPATPGLAEVLAEAIAGRDLLVVAITQQMQGSVRLETYAAGRRLLDAGVASGYDMRPHTALVKLMFLLGQDLDQAERRRLLTANLRGELTETGSDL
- a CDS encoding MFS transporter is translated as MTLFRSLKHHSFLLLWLGQTISRVGDHMYQIALAWWVLEKTGDATQMGAVLIFALTPEIIFYLIGGVAVDRWSRVGLMLASDAARGAVVLGISALAYTDRLEVWQIFAASLFFGFVDAFFQPAFAALTPQLVPADDLPSANSLTSISTNLGRVLGPALGAGIVALVGIPLAFGLNGASFLVSALFILPLRRLALPRLAAEQQASVWHDLREGIRTVLVSPWLRTSIVVFALTNITLGGPYSVAMPFLVNDSLAAGVNVLGLIYAAFPLGYLLAGIWLGSRPKLRRRGLKMYLASALAGLCLAAFGLLPPLWVILLAAVVNGAALEMGHLIWTNSLQERVPNEKLGRVVSIDNMGSFALMPIGYALAGWATQAFGAPVVFIVGGAATAILAAAPLLLRPIREFD